A stretch of Mucilaginibacter terrae DNA encodes these proteins:
- a CDS encoding sensor histidine kinase, translating into MDNPYQRKKRWKYLLLFFAVIIAGSSLLYTQYLVKNIAKSERKSAQVWAQAMKQVFKTVDEDHLNFVFLVRDSLLVPAIITDEKGDFKFSRGLDTTKTFIELPPEPGIDNKKAPVYDIKYFENELAIMKAQHEPIKIKMDIPGLGETFWFVYYKESLLLSQLRVFPYIQLTIIAIFLGVAYSAFSSERKSEQNQVWVGLAKETAHQLGTPISSLLAWIELLKDKFNAEEDPLIAEMANDVKRLEVVADRFSKIGSKPVLDAHSVYEVVNDFVNYFRVRVTDKITFEVRGDRYLKAGINVPLFDWVIENLLKNAVNAIEGKGSIKVDIVASKARNQVYIDVTDSGKGIPRSKFVTVFRPGYTTRKRGWGLGLSLTKRMVENYHNGQIFVKDSEVGKGTTFRIVLRSIEE; encoded by the coding sequence ATGGATAATCCGTACCAACGAAAAAAGCGCTGGAAATATTTGTTATTGTTTTTTGCGGTAATTATTGCCGGCAGTTCGTTGTTGTACACGCAATACCTGGTAAAAAACATTGCTAAAAGCGAGCGTAAGAGTGCACAGGTTTGGGCACAGGCTATGAAACAGGTTTTCAAAACCGTTGATGAAGACCACCTGAACTTTGTTTTTTTAGTGCGCGACAGCTTGTTGGTACCGGCCATTATTACCGATGAAAAAGGCGATTTTAAATTCAGTCGCGGATTGGATACTACCAAAACTTTTATAGAGCTGCCTCCCGAGCCCGGCATCGATAATAAAAAGGCACCGGTTTACGATATTAAGTATTTTGAGAACGAACTGGCCATTATGAAAGCCCAGCATGAGCCCATTAAAATAAAAATGGACATACCCGGGCTTGGCGAAACCTTTTGGTTCGTGTATTACAAGGAGTCGTTACTGTTGAGCCAGTTGCGGGTTTTTCCTTATATACAGCTCACCATTATTGCCATATTTTTAGGAGTGGCATATTCGGCGTTTAGTTCAGAGCGCAAATCGGAGCAAAACCAGGTTTGGGTAGGCTTGGCTAAAGAAACTGCTCACCAACTGGGCACGCCCATATCATCACTACTGGCGTGGATAGAGTTATTAAAAGATAAGTTTAATGCCGAAGAAGATCCGCTGATTGCCGAAATGGCTAATGACGTAAAGCGCCTGGAAGTGGTGGCCGACCGTTTCTCTAAAATTGGTTCGAAACCGGTATTGGATGCACACTCGGTTTACGAGGTGGTTAATGATTTTGTGAACTACTTTAGGGTGCGCGTTACAGATAAAATTACTTTTGAGGTGCGGGGCGATCGTTATTTAAAAGCCGGAATTAATGTGCCCCTGTTTGACTGGGTAATTGAGAACCTGCTTAAAAATGCAGTTAACGCCATTGAAGGCAAAGGCAGCATTAAGGTTGATATTGTAGCCAGCAAGGCCCGCAACCAGGTTTATATTGATGTAACCGATTCGGGCAAAGGCATTCCGCGATCAAAATTTGTTACCGTTTTTCGCCCCGGCTACACCACGCGTAAACGCGGTTGGGGATTAGGCCTTTCGCTCACCAAACGTATGGTAGAGAATTACCACAACGGACAAATTTTTGTGAAAGACTCGGAAGTGGGTAAAGGCACCACGTTTAGAATTGTACTCAGAAGCATAGAAGAATGA
- a CDS encoding DinB family protein encodes MITQPQPGEYASFYEGYINKAAQAGNVLQTLVQLKDSTFGFFTSLPPEKTDYAYAEGKWTIKQLLSHMIDAERVFAFRLLCFLRRDATPLPGFDENAYVEQTDLSNFTLQNLAAEFKALREANLFLYNSVTDEQSLYQGTANGRPVSVRALLYITAGHELHHISIIKERYL; translated from the coding sequence ATGATAACCCAACCTCAACCCGGCGAATACGCCTCGTTTTACGAAGGCTATATTAATAAGGCTGCCCAGGCGGGCAATGTGTTGCAAACCCTCGTGCAGTTAAAAGACAGTACTTTCGGGTTTTTTACCAGCCTGCCGCCCGAAAAGACCGACTACGCCTATGCCGAAGGCAAGTGGACAATAAAGCAATTGCTCAGCCATATGATTGATGCCGAGCGGGTATTTGCCTTTAGGTTGTTGTGCTTTTTGCGGCGCGATGCAACACCATTGCCTGGTTTTGACGAGAACGCTTATGTTGAGCAAACCGATTTAAGCAATTTTACGCTGCAAAACTTAGCCGCCGAGTTTAAAGCCCTGCGCGAGGCTAATTTGTTTCTCTATAATTCGGTAACCGATGAACAATCCTTATACCAGGGAACTGCCAATGGAAGGCCGGTATCGGTAAGGGCGTTGCTGTACATAACTGCCGGGCACGAATTGCATCATATCAGCATTATAAAAGAGCGTTACCTGTAA
- a CDS encoding DUF6249 domain-containing protein: MEGPEILIPILVPLAMFALVFGIVYLQKREKMAMIERGMDPRRYKPQSAPYQNLKWGLLLIGAGLGLFIAFVLDRTLFSSNLHHEENEAIYFALIAIFGGAGLFLSYVIEKKDDAQRTITYSKEEETV; this comes from the coding sequence ATGGAAGGCCCAGAAATTTTAATCCCTATTTTAGTTCCACTTGCCATGTTTGCTTTGGTTTTTGGAATTGTTTACCTGCAAAAACGCGAAAAAATGGCCATGATCGAGCGCGGTATGGACCCACGCCGTTATAAGCCACAATCGGCACCGTACCAAAACCTTAAATGGGGTTTGCTTTTAATTGGCGCAGGTTTAGGTTTATTTATAGCCTTTGTGTTAGACCGTACCCTTTTTTCAAGCAACCTTCATCATGAGGAAAACGAAGCTATATACTTTGCTTTAATTGCCATATTTGGCGGAGCTGGCTTGTTTTTATCATACGTGATTGAGAAAAAGGACGACGCACAAAGAACCATCACCTATTCTAAAGAAGAAGAGACCGTTTAA
- a CDS encoding RNA polymerase sigma factor — MQSKLSDIELIEQTLGGNQSAYADLVKRHQRFVFTLATRFTKTREDAEEVAQDSFVKAYRSLQNFEGHSKFTTWLYSIVYTTAMTFLRKRRLDTSSIDDEKNFIQVENQNAGFENNLAENRSRAFYLNQAIEQLLPDDATIITLFYKGEQTLEEIAVTLGIEPNNVKVKLFRARQRLKEKLERSLKHEVNELL; from the coding sequence ATGCAAAGCAAGCTTTCGGATATCGAATTAATTGAGCAAACCCTGGGGGGCAACCAATCGGCCTATGCCGATTTGGTGAAGCGGCACCAGCGGTTTGTGTTTACGCTGGCTACGCGTTTTACCAAAACCCGCGAAGATGCCGAAGAGGTAGCGCAAGACAGCTTTGTAAAAGCCTATCGTTCGTTGCAAAACTTTGAAGGCCACAGCAAATTTACCACTTGGCTGTACAGTATAGTTTATACTACCGCCATGACATTTTTGCGCAAACGCAGGTTAGATACCTCATCAATTGATGATGAGAAGAATTTTATACAAGTAGAGAACCAGAATGCCGGGTTTGAAAATAACCTGGCCGAAAACAGATCGAGGGCATTTTACCTGAACCAGGCAATTGAGCAGCTGCTGCCCGATGATGCCACCATAATTACCCTATTTTATAAGGGTGAACAAACATTAGAAGAAATTGCCGTAACTTTAGGTATTGAGCCTAACAATGTTAAAGTAAAACTATTCAGGGCGCGCCAGCGTTTGAAAGAAAAGCTGGAACGTTCATTAAAACACGAAGTGAACGAGTTGTTATGA
- a CDS encoding anti-sigma factor family protein yields MRNIEEQLWNYLDGTCTPQEREVMEHLIATDETYQQKYEEIKAFNLELQDIELDAPPMAFTFNVMEAIRTEEAAKPLKASIDNRIIKGIAAFFIVSIVAILVVALASTNWSAGVENSFKVPEIRLPEFKNYFSGPVFKGFLFFDAVGLLYFLDSYLRKRKVQQQAH; encoded by the coding sequence ATGAGGAATATTGAGGAACAATTGTGGAATTATTTGGATGGTACCTGCACTCCGCAAGAGCGCGAGGTTATGGAACACCTGATTGCCACCGATGAAACATATCAGCAAAAGTACGAAGAGATTAAAGCCTTTAACCTCGAACTGCAGGATATAGAGCTTGATGCCCCGCCTATGGCTTTTACTTTTAACGTAATGGAAGCCATACGTACCGAGGAAGCTGCTAAGCCACTTAAAGCCAGTATAGATAATCGCATTATTAAAGGAATTGCCGCATTTTTTATAGTGAGTATTGTGGCCATTTTGGTTGTGGCACTGGCCAGTACCAACTGGTCTGCCGGTGTAGAAAATAGCTTTAAAGTGCCGGAGATACGTTTACCTGAGTTTAAAAACTATTTTAGCGGCCCTGTATTTAAAGGATTTTTATTTTTTGATGCAGTGGGCTTATTATACTTTTTAGATAGTTACCTGCGTAAGCGCAAAGTGCAGCAACAGGCTCACTAA
- a CDS encoding DUF2911 domain-containing protein, whose product MKKLYTLVFTLLVAGSAFTTQAQGLKLPQASSAQTITQEFGLGKITLSYSRPNVKGRKVFGTMEPYGAVWRTGANSATAITFTDEVTIEGNKIPAGEYGLFTIPGANEWTIILNKTAKQWGAYDYKQVDDVLRFKVKPAKTAALTETFAMQFANVTASSLDLVLAWENTSVSFNIKTDVDSRVMAGIDEAMKGEKKPYFAAAQYYYDNNKDINKALEWITEADKNSKPAFYLKYWKARIQLKKGDKAAAIASAKEGLALAKEAKNDEYVRLNEGVIAQAK is encoded by the coding sequence ATGAAAAAGTTGTACACGCTCGTTTTTACACTGCTGGTAGCCGGCAGTGCCTTTACCACACAGGCTCAGGGCTTAAAACTGCCCCAGGCAAGCTCAGCACAAACAATTACACAAGAGTTTGGCTTAGGCAAAATCACCTTATCTTACTCTCGCCCTAATGTAAAAGGGCGTAAAGTTTTTGGCACAATGGAACCTTATGGAGCAGTTTGGCGCACTGGTGCCAACTCGGCAACGGCAATTACTTTTACTGATGAGGTTACTATTGAAGGTAACAAAATACCCGCTGGCGAGTATGGTTTATTTACCATTCCGGGAGCTAATGAATGGACCATCATTCTAAATAAAACTGCAAAACAGTGGGGTGCTTATGATTACAAGCAAGTCGATGATGTGTTACGCTTTAAAGTAAAACCTGCCAAAACCGCCGCATTGACAGAAACTTTTGCCATGCAATTTGCCAATGTGACAGCCTCTTCGCTCGATTTAGTTTTAGCCTGGGAAAATACTTCGGTTAGCTTTAATATTAAAACTGATGTAGATAGCCGCGTTATGGCTGGGATTGACGAAGCCATGAAAGGTGAGAAAAAACCTTACTTTGCTGCCGCCCAATACTACTACGATAACAACAAAGACATCAACAAGGCTTTAGAGTGGATTACCGAAGCCGACAAAAATTCAAAACCAGCTTTCTACCTCAAATACTGGAAAGCGCGCATCCAACTTAAAAAAGGTGATAAAGCTGCCGCTATTGCCAGTGCCAAAGAAGGTCTTGCTTTAGCCAAAGAAGCTAAAAATGATGAGTATGTGCGCCTTAATGAAGGAGTAATTGCTCAGGCTAAGTAG
- a CDS encoding sodium:solute symporter gives MSLIDWIVLATTLLAIIAYGIYKSRGSKDLDQYLVGGRSLSWYHIGLSVMATQASAITFLSAPGLAYSDGMRFVQFYFGLPLAMIVLCVTFVPIFHKLRVYTAYEYLEQRFDLKTRALTAGLFLIQRGLSTGITIYAPSIILSVILQINVVYTTLFIGTLVIVYTVWGGTKAVSYTQLLQMSIIFAGMFLAGVLVVMMLPDDVNFKNSLQIAGKLGRVNVIDWHFDPKNQYNVWSGVIGGFFLQLSYFGTDQSQVGRYLTGSSVGQSRIGLLMNGLIKIPMQFLILLIGVLVFAFYQFNQPPMFFNRNEVEQVKKSPYAAQYNALEKQYAEAFIQRKAAAEELNNTLNNSGKDAVKAAQGKLQRAQAQTDTLRNRGIVLMKQNNALADVNDTNYVFLNFVTHYLPRGLIGLLIAIVFLASMGSTASALNSLASTTVVDIYKRVIHKNASDGQYVMASRLATVFWGIVCLVMALYAGQLGNLLEAVNKLGSYIYGVILGVFVVAFYLKNIRGNAVFIAALLAEAVVVYCGYTEAVAYLWLNVVGCLGVVIFALVVNSIFKQKSPAY, from the coding sequence ATGAGCCTTATTGATTGGATCGTATTAGCCACAACCTTGCTGGCCATTATTGCTTACGGCATTTATAAAAGCCGGGGCAGTAAAGATCTTGATCAATACCTTGTTGGTGGCCGCTCGTTATCATGGTACCACATTGGCCTATCGGTAATGGCTACGCAGGCCAGTGCTATAACCTTTCTCTCGGCTCCCGGACTGGCCTACTCCGATGGTATGCGCTTTGTACAGTTTTACTTTGGCCTGCCGCTGGCCATGATCGTGCTGTGCGTAACCTTTGTACCCATATTTCACAAACTACGTGTTTACACGGCATACGAGTACCTCGAGCAACGGTTCGACCTTAAAACACGGGCTTTAACGGCGGGGCTGTTCTTAATTCAACGCGGGCTATCAACGGGTATAACCATTTACGCGCCGTCCATCATCCTGTCGGTTATCTTGCAAATTAATGTGGTATACACCACGCTCTTTATAGGCACACTGGTTATTGTATATACCGTTTGGGGCGGAACCAAGGCCGTATCATACACCCAACTGCTGCAAATGAGCATTATATTTGCCGGTATGTTTTTGGCCGGGGTACTGGTGGTAATGATGCTGCCCGATGATGTTAATTTTAAAAACTCGCTGCAAATAGCCGGCAAGCTTGGCCGCGTAAATGTGATCGACTGGCACTTCGACCCTAAAAACCAGTACAATGTTTGGAGTGGGGTAATAGGCGGTTTCTTTTTACAACTTTCGTACTTTGGTACCGATCAAAGCCAGGTTGGCCGTTACCTAACCGGTAGCTCAGTGGGGCAAAGCCGCATAGGTTTGTTGATGAATGGGCTCATCAAAATACCCATGCAGTTCCTTATTTTGTTAATTGGGGTGCTGGTATTTGCCTTTTACCAGTTTAACCAGCCGCCTATGTTTTTTAACCGGAACGAGGTAGAGCAGGTAAAGAAAAGCCCGTATGCTGCACAATATAATGCGTTAGAAAAACAATATGCCGAAGCATTTATACAACGCAAAGCCGCTGCCGAAGAACTGAACAACACGCTCAATAATTCGGGCAAAGATGCCGTTAAAGCAGCACAAGGCAAATTGCAGCGGGCACAAGCCCAAACCGATACCCTGCGCAACCGCGGCATAGTGCTCATGAAGCAAAACAATGCACTGGCCGATGTAAATGACACCAATTATGTGTTCCTTAATTTTGTAACGCATTACCTGCCGCGCGGCTTGATCGGGTTGCTCATAGCCATTGTTTTTCTGGCCTCCATGGGGTCTACCGCCAGTGCGCTTAACTCACTGGCCTCAACCACTGTGGTAGATATTTATAAACGGGTAATTCACAAAAATGCATCAGACGGGCAGTATGTAATGGCCTCGCGCCTGGCAACCGTTTTTTGGGGCATAGTATGTTTGGTGATGGCGCTATACGCCGGTCAACTGGGTAACCTGCTCGAAGCCGTGAATAAGTTAGGCTCCTATATATATGGGGTAATATTGGGCGTATTTGTGGTAGCCTTCTACTTAAAAAATATCAGGGGCAATGCCGTATTTATAGCCGCTTTGCTTGCCGAAGCCGTGGTTGTTTATTGCGGTTACACCGAAGCAGTGGCTTACCTATGGCTAAATGTGGTGGGCTGCTTGGGTGTGGTGATTTTCGCCTTGGTAGTTAATTCCATTTTCAAACAAAAAAGCCCGGCTTATTAA
- a CDS encoding PKD domain-containing protein has translation MKTVSNFFNSYYLLACLSITIIGCSKSDEQQDEPKVTLETGTSSIFLLQNFEAKTSDTSSKINYTYDFGDGTVLSTAGITVHKYQTPGMFTITLKNGNKTIDSKKMNVRDIHFSIQVQSHLSFDITDARVAVLDFSNRTNTQEIFNKTLGTIKAVSLTDSVFIKLPNWAYQPVRTTVKGRIRRVSSPGYVDFQMELRENDYTNYNAILILPSTYAYFINELGGRDYLTFSDAAKR, from the coding sequence ATGAAAACAGTCTCTAATTTCTTTAATAGTTATTACCTTCTTGCTTGTTTAAGCATTACCATTATCGGCTGTAGCAAAAGCGATGAACAACAAGATGAGCCCAAAGTGACACTAGAGACAGGTACTTCGAGTATATTTTTACTGCAAAATTTCGAGGCCAAGACTTCAGATACATCTTCAAAAATTAACTATACCTATGATTTTGGTGATGGAACTGTTTTAAGTACAGCAGGCATAACGGTGCACAAATATCAAACACCCGGTATGTTTACCATAACACTGAAAAATGGGAACAAAACCATTGATAGCAAAAAAATGAACGTGCGTGATATTCATTTCTCGATACAAGTACAAAGTCACCTGAGTTTTGATATAACTGATGCACGGGTTGCAGTTTTAGATTTCAGTAATCGCACAAACACTCAAGAAATATTCAATAAAACGTTGGGGACTATTAAGGCTGTATCTCTAACAGATTCAGTATTTATAAAATTGCCAAACTGGGCATATCAACCAGTACGTACTACTGTCAAAGGAAGGATCAGGAGGGTATCTTCTCCAGGTTATGTTGACTTCCAAATGGAACTACGCGAAAACGATTATACTAATTATAATGCAATATTAATCCTACCCAGTACATATGCATACTTCATAAACGAACTTGGCGGACGAGATTACTTAACATTTAGCGATGCTGCTAAAAGGTAA
- a CDS encoding nuclear transport factor 2 family protein → MKNLKLAVVAFMVLMGTTSTLKAQKQPKVNAKKQVEATVETLRKLMLDPDSAKLSAMASDKLTFGHSGGKIQNKQEFLSSFLTGETDFTSLEFTEQTVTVSGNTAIVRHTLTGATADKGKAPGSVKLWIILVFQKVKDEWVLLARQAVKPPVA, encoded by the coding sequence ATGAAAAATTTAAAGCTGGCCGTAGTTGCCTTCATGGTGCTCATGGGCACTACCTCAACACTAAAAGCACAAAAGCAACCTAAAGTTAATGCAAAAAAACAGGTGGAAGCCACGGTAGAAACCCTGCGCAAACTTATGCTCGACCCGGATAGTGCCAAACTGTCGGCCATGGCATCAGATAAATTAACCTTTGGTCATTCGGGCGGTAAAATTCAGAATAAACAGGAGTTTTTAAGTTCATTCCTCACCGGAGAAACCGATTTTACCAGCCTCGAGTTTACTGAACAAACCGTAACCGTATCAGGCAACACCGCTATTGTGCGTCATACATTAACTGGTGCCACGGCCGATAAAGGCAAAGCACCCGGTAGTGTTAAGCTTTGGATCATCCTGGTGTTTCAAAAGGTAAAAGACGAGTGGGTTTTATTGGCCCGCCAGGCGGTTAAACCCCCGGTAGCATAA
- a CDS encoding SDR family NAD(P)-dependent oxidoreductase, producing the protein MSDLLNLFDLTGKTALITGGNKGIGKGMAIGLAEAGADIIVVSGSIALEGSDVEKEVTALGRKFKAYQANLGSREGLYDFVNKLLAENPRIDILVNNAGTIMRKPAAEHPDEYWDSVLSLNLDAPFILAREIGKHMIEQGSGRIIFTCSLLSFQGGINVPGYAASKGALASLVKALANEWTSKGITVNGIAPGYIATDNTEALRNDPDRSKSILDRIPAGRWGEPQDFKGPAVFLASKAGDYVTGHLLTVDGGWMGR; encoded by the coding sequence ATGAGCGATTTATTAAACTTATTTGATCTTACAGGTAAAACTGCGCTGATAACCGGCGGTAATAAAGGTATTGGTAAAGGCATGGCTATTGGTTTGGCCGAAGCCGGTGCCGACATCATCGTGGTATCGGGCTCGATAGCTTTAGAGGGCAGCGATGTGGAGAAAGAAGTAACCGCATTAGGCCGTAAGTTTAAAGCTTACCAGGCTAACTTAGGCAGCCGCGAAGGCCTGTACGATTTTGTAAATAAATTACTGGCCGAAAACCCACGCATTGATATACTGGTAAACAACGCCGGTACCATTATGCGTAAACCCGCCGCCGAACATCCTGATGAGTATTGGGATAGCGTATTATCGTTAAACCTTGATGCTCCGTTCATATTAGCGCGCGAAATTGGTAAGCACATGATTGAGCAGGGAAGCGGTCGTATCATCTTCACTTGTTCGTTATTAAGCTTCCAGGGTGGTATTAATGTACCTGGTTATGCAGCCAGCAAAGGCGCCTTAGCCAGCTTAGTTAAAGCTTTGGCTAACGAATGGACCTCAAAGGGCATTACTGTTAACGGTATTGCACCTGGTTACATTGCAACCGACAATACCGAAGCTTTACGCAACGACCCCGACCGCAGCAAAAGCATACTCGACCGTATACCGGCAGGCCGTTGGGGCGAACCGCAAGATTTTAAAGGCCCGGCTGTATTTTTAGCCTCAAAGGCCGGCGATTATGTAACCGGCCACCTGCTTACGGTAGATGGCGGCTGGATGGGAAGATAG
- the kduI gene encoding 5-dehydro-4-deoxy-D-glucuronate isomerase, giving the protein MEIRFEHSKKEVSRMTTEELREAFLVENLMQADKLTTVYSHYDRTIVGGVKPVNAEVTLDNHPELRAEYFLERREIGIINVGGSGVVVADGVTYNVEKMSCVYLGKGTKDVSFKSVDPANSAVYYLLSNPAHANYPNRLMTKEEAAPVQLGDITTSNKRTIYKYIHLEGIRSCQLVMGLTVLETGSVWNSIPPHTHTRRTEVYFYFDLPENQRLFHFMGEPQATKSIVLQNHDAAISPPWSVHFGCGTSNYAFIWGMAGENQVYTDMDPLAVVDIK; this is encoded by the coding sequence ATGGAAATAAGATTTGAACATAGCAAGAAAGAAGTAAGCCGCATGACCACCGAAGAACTACGCGAGGCGTTTTTGGTGGAGAATTTGATGCAGGCCGATAAGCTGACCACTGTTTACTCGCATTATGACCGTACCATTGTGGGCGGTGTAAAGCCCGTAAATGCCGAAGTTACTTTAGATAACCACCCCGAGCTGCGTGCCGAATACTTTTTGGAGCGCAGAGAAATTGGTATCATTAACGTTGGTGGCAGCGGTGTTGTAGTGGCCGATGGCGTTACTTATAATGTAGAAAAAATGAGTTGTGTTTACTTAGGTAAAGGCACTAAAGATGTAAGCTTTAAAAGCGTTGACCCAGCAAACTCTGCAGTATATTACCTGCTATCGAACCCGGCACATGCCAACTACCCTAACCGCTTAATGACTAAGGAAGAAGCCGCTCCGGTTCAACTGGGCGACATTACTACGTCAAACAAGCGTACCATTTACAAATACATTCACCTGGAAGGCATTCGTAGCTGCCAGTTGGTAATGGGCTTAACCGTGCTTGAAACCGGTAGTGTATGGAACTCGATTCCGCCGCATACGCATACTCGCCGTACCGAGGTGTATTTTTACTTTGATTTACCTGAAAACCAGCGCTTGTTCCATTTTATGGGCGAACCACAAGCCACTAAAAGCATTGTGCTACAAAACCATGATGCGGCAATCTCGCCACCATGGAGCGTACACTTTGGTTGTGGAACCAGCAACTACGCTTTCATATGGGGCATGGCCGGCGAAAACCAGGTTTATACCGATATGGACCCGTTAGCTGTGGTTGATATAAAGTAA
- a CDS encoding thiamine diphosphokinase, which produces MSSHHIVREKQEPALLVLGLNNFTDDELGQLLEWSPTVIATLPVTEQLVAYGIKVDYMVADDNELGLQSDIRLIDPAGQGITEKALEFLTVNGYPAVNVVTDEPELSLYEQYAPKINLVIFHNRQKIYTVTSGYSKWKPAGESIAIMSSCPIEATGLEPAGPQSFQTVTDGFFSLKFEAPFVFIAEEI; this is translated from the coding sequence ATGTCATCTCACCACATCGTTCGCGAAAAACAGGAACCCGCCCTGCTGGTATTGGGCCTAAACAACTTTACCGACGATGAACTGGGACAACTGCTGGAATGGAGTCCTACCGTAATTGCCACCCTTCCCGTAACCGAGCAACTTGTGGCCTATGGTATAAAGGTTGATTACATGGTGGCCGATGATAATGAACTGGGCTTACAGTCAGACATAAGACTGATTGACCCGGCCGGACAAGGCATTACCGAAAAAGCCCTCGAGTTTTTAACCGTGAATGGCTACCCCGCCGTAAACGTTGTGACCGATGAACCCGAGCTGTCCCTCTACGAACAATATGCTCCGAAAATCAATCTGGTTATTTTTCATAACCGCCAAAAAATATACACCGTAACATCGGGTTACAGCAAATGGAAACCTGCGGGCGAAAGCATTGCCATTATGAGTAGTTGCCCCATTGAAGCTACAGGATTGGAGCCTGCCGGACCGCAAAGTTTTCAAACCGTTACTGATGGCTTTTTCAGCTTGAAGTTTGAAGCTCCCTTTGTGTTTATTGCTGAGGAGATTTAG
- a CDS encoding MBL fold metallo-hydrolase: MATLQVFPNNPYQENTYILFDDSGECAIIDPGMYTSGEQNAVVNFIRDNNLKPILLLNTHCHIDHVLGNKFVFDQYGLKPQFHEGEMIVLEAAPVSAQRTGLRYELSPLPDTFLPETGTISFGNTVLDLIFAPGHSPAHLCFYSKADGIVVGGDVLFRGSIGRTDLPGGNHNQLLTNIQEKLFTLPDDTVVYPGHGPETTIGFEKATNPFF, translated from the coding sequence ATGGCTACCTTACAAGTATTTCCAAACAATCCGTACCAGGAAAACACCTATATATTATTTGACGATAGCGGCGAATGCGCCATCATTGACCCCGGCATGTACACCTCGGGCGAGCAAAATGCGGTGGTGAACTTTATCAGAGATAACAATCTGAAACCGATTTTGCTGCTCAATACCCATTGCCATATCGACCATGTGCTGGGCAATAAATTTGTGTTCGACCAATATGGGTTAAAGCCCCAATTTCATGAGGGGGAAATGATCGTGCTCGAAGCCGCGCCAGTATCTGCACAGCGTACAGGCCTGCGGTATGAATTATCGCCCTTGCCAGATACCTTCCTTCCCGAGACCGGCACCATCAGCTTTGGCAATACCGTACTCGACCTCATTTTTGCCCCCGGCCATTCACCTGCACACCTGTGCTTTTACAGCAAGGCTGATGGTATTGTTGTAGGCGGCGATGTACTGTTTCGTGGCAGCATAGGCCGTACCGATTTACCCGGCGGTAACCATAACCAGCTACTTACCAACATACAAGAAAAACTGTTCACCCTGCCCGACGACACCGTTGTTTATCCCGGCCACGGCCCCGAAACAACTATTGGTTTTGAGAAAGCTACTAATCCGTTCTTTTAG